TGCACCCGGGCGTCACGCCCGGCGAGGTCACGGCCGCGACCACCTTCGAAGTCGACATGTCGGCCGTGGGAACCAGCCGTGAGCCGGACGAGGACGAGCTGCGGCTCATCCGGGAGGTCCTCGACCCGAAGAGCCTGCGGGACAAGGAAGTCCCGGCGTGAAGACGGCGTTGACCCGGCTCGCCGGCGTCGAGCACCCGGTCGTGCAGACCGGGATGGGCTGGGTCGCCGGCCCGCGGCTCGTTTCGGCGACCGCCGAAGCGGGCGCCCTCGGCATCCTCGCGTCGGCGACGATGACGTTCGGTGAGCTGGAAGCCGCGATCGCCGAGGTCAGGAAACGCACGGAGAAGCCGTTCGGCGTCAACCTGCGTGCGGACGCCGTCGACGCCGGGGACCGCGTCGACCTGCTGATCCGCGAAGGCGTCAAGGTGGCGTCGTTCGCGCTGGCGCCGCGCAAGGAGATGATCGCGAAACTGCGTGACCACGGCATCGTCGTGATCCCGTCGGTCGGTGCCGCGCGGCACGCGGAAAAGGTCGCCGGCTGGGGCGCGGACGCCGTGATCGTCCAGGGCGGCGAAGGCGGCGGGCACACCGGGGGAGTGGCCACCACGCTGCTGCTCCCGTCGGTGCTGGACGCCGTCGACATCCCGGTCGTCGCCGCCGGTGGGTTCTTCGACGGCCGCGGTCTCGCCGCCGCGCTGGCCTACGGTGCCGCAGGCGTCGCGATGGGCACCCGGTTCCTGCTCAGCAAGGAGAGCACGGTCCCGGACGACGTCAAGCGCCTCTACCTCGAGCAGGGACTGGCGGGCACCGTCGTCACCAAGCGGGTGGACGGCCTGCCCCACCGCGTCCTGCGCACCGACCTGGTCGAGAAGCTCGAACGCACCGGCCGCCTCCGCGGCCTGGCGCAGGCCGCGCGCAACGCGCTCCGGTTCCGGAATATCACCGGACTGTCCCCGGTTGCGATGGTCAGGGAAGGCCTGGCGATGAAACACGGCCAAGACCTGACGTGGAGTCAGCTGGTCATGGCGGCCAACACTCCCATGTTGTTGCGCGCCGGGCTCGTCGAAGGCCGCACCGACGCGGGAGTGCTAGCGTCGGGACAGGTGGTGGGCATGATCCACGACCTGCCCACGGTGGCCGAGATCGTCGCGGGCACAGTGGCCGAGGCAGGTGAAATCCTTCGCCGCCTCGGCTCGGAAACGGGAGGATGAGCGGGTGCGGCTGAAGGTCGGTTACAAGGCGTCGGCGGAGCAGTTCGGGCCGCGGGACCTGGTCGAGTACGCCGTGCGTGCGGAAGAGGCCGGTCTCGACTCGGTGTGGGTGTCGGATCACTTCCTGCCGTGGCGGCACGAGGGCGGGCACGCGCCGTGGGCGCTGGCCTGGATGCCGGCGGTGGCCGAGCGGACCAGCCGGGTGCAGATCGGCACGAGCGTGCTGACGCCGACGTTCCGGTACAACCCGGCGGTGATCGCGCAGGCGTTCGCGACGATGTCGCTGCTGTCGAACGGCCGGGTGATCCTCGGTGTCGGCACGGGGGAGGCGCTGAACGAGATCGCCGTCTCCGGGCGGGAGTGGCCGGAGTTCAAGGAGCGGTTCGCGCGGCTGCGTGAGTCGATCAAGCTGATGCGTGAGCTGTGGACCAAGGACAAGGTCGACTTCGAGGGCGACTACTACAAGCTGGTCAACGCGAGCATCTACGACCGGCCGGAGCAGCCGGTGCCGGTGTACATCGCGGCGGGCGGCCCGGTGGTCGCCAAGTACGCGGGACGCTCGGGCGAGGGTTTCATCTGCACCTCGGGCAAGGGCATGGACCTCTACACCGAGAAGCTGATGCCCGCGGTCAAGGAGGGCGCGGCGGCGGCCGAGCGTGACGCCGAAGACGTCGACCGGACGATCGAGATCAAGATGTCCTACGACCGCGACCACGAGAAGGCGCTGGAGAACACGCGCTTCTGGGCGCCGCTGTCGCTGACGGCGGAGCAGAAGCACACCGTGTCTTCGGCCGAGGAGATGGAGCGGCTGGCCGACGAGCTGCCGATCGAGCAGGTCGCCAAGCGCTGGATCGTCGCCTCCGACCCGGACGAGGCCGTGGCGCAGATCAAGCCGTACCTGGACGCGGGCCTGAACCACCTGGTCTTCCACGGTCCCGGCCACGACCAGGAACGCTTCCTGGCCCAGTTCTCCGAGGACGTCCTGCCGAAGCTGCGTGCCCTCGGCTGATCAGGGCCGTTCGGTTCAGAGCCGTTCGATGATGGTGACGTTGGCGGTCCCGCCGCCTTCGCACATCGTCTGCAGGCCGTAACGCCCGCCTCGGCGCTCCAGTTCGTGCAGGAGCGTCGCCAGCAGCTTGGTGCCGGTGGCCCCGATCGGGTGGCCGAGGGCGATTCCGCCCCCGTTCACGTTGACCCGGCCGGGGTCCGCACCGGTTTCGTCCAGCCAGGCGAGCACGACGCTGGCGAACGCCTCGTTGACCTCGAACAGGTCGATGTCCTCGATCGTGAGGCCGGCGTTCCGCAGCGCGTGCGCGGTCGCCGGGATCGGGCCGGTCAGCATCCACACCGGGTCCGCGGCACGCACCGACAGGTGGTGGATACGGGCCCGCGGGATGAGATCGTGCTCGTCCACGAACGCCTCCGAGGCCAGCAAGGCCGCGCTCGCGCCGTCGGAGATCTGGCTGGCCACCGCCGCCGTCAGGCGTGAGCCCTCGCTCAACGGCTTGAGCCCCCGCATCCGCTCCAGGCTGGTGTCCCGGCGCGGTCCCTCGTCGTGCCGGAACTGTTCGACCGGCACGATTTCCGCGTCGAACCGGCCTTCGTCGATCGCGGACAGGGCCCGCTGGTGACTGCGCAGCGCGTACTCCTCCATGGCTTCGCGGCTGATGTCCCAGTGCTCGGCGATCATGTCCGCACTGCGGAACTGCGAGACCTCGACGCTGCCGTAGCGCTCCTGCCAGCCTTTCGACCCGGAGAACGGGTCGTCGAAGCCGTATTCGCGCCCGGCGAGCATCGCCGCGCTGATCGGGATGCGGCTCATGTTCTGCACGCCCCCGGCCAGCACCAGGTCCTGCGTGCCGGACAGCACGGCCTGGGCGGCGAAGTGGACGGCTTGCTGGCTGGAGCCGCACTGCCGGTCGATGGTCACCCCGGGCACGTGGTCGGGGAACCCCGCGGCGAGCCAGGCGGTGCGCGCGATGTTGCCCGACTGCGGACCCAGGGTGTCGGTGCAGCCGAAGATGACGTCGTCGACGAGGTCCGGGTCGACGCCGGCGCGCTCGACGACCGCCTTGATGACGTGCGCGCCCAGGTCGGCGGAGTGCCACCCGGACAGCGCGCCGCCCCGCCGTCCCACGGGCGTGCGGACGGCGTCGAGGAGGAAGGCTTCGGGCACGAGGGCTCCTAGGGGTGCTGGCTGCTGACGGAGACGACTTCGCCGGTGAGGTAGCTGGAGTAGTCGCTGGCGAGGAAGACCATGACGTTGGCGACTTCCCAGGGTTCGGCGGCGCGGCCGAAGGCTTCTCTCTTGGTGAGGTCTTCGAGGAGTTCGTCGCTGGTGACTTTGGCGAGGAACGGATGCATCGCCAGGCTGGGGGCGACGGCGTTGATCCGGACGCCGTGCTCGGCCGCGTCCAGCGCCGAACACCGCGTCAGGGCCATGACTCCGGCCTTCGCGGCGGCGTAGTGGGCTTGCCCGGCTTGGGCGCGCCAGCCGATCACCGAGGCGTTGTTGACGATCACCCCGCCGCCGCCTTGGGCGACGAACTGCTTGAGTGCCGCGCGGGTGCAGCGGAATGTGCCGGTGAGGGTGATGTCGAGGACGCGTGACCATTCGTCGTCGGTCATGTCGAGAACGGACTTGGTGCCGCCGAGCCCGGCGTTGTTGATCATCACGTCGAGGTGGCCGAAGTGCTCGATCGTGCCGTCGACGAGGGCTCGGACCTGGTCTTCCTTTGTGACGTCGCAGGGCAGCGCGTGGACTTTGCCCAGCTCGGCCAGTTCGGCCGCTTTCTCGGTGAGGCGGCGTTCGTGCCAGTCGCTGATGACCACATCGGCGCCTTCTTCGAGGCAGCGTTTCGCCACCGCGGAGCCGATTCCGGTGCCCGCGGCGGCGGTCACCACGACGACCTTGCCGGCGAGCAGGTTATGGCCGGGTGGGTAGGTCGGGATCACGGGCGGGCCTCCCGGGGTAGGCCGAGGACGCGCTCGGCGATGATGTTGCGTTCGATTTCGTCGGAGCCGCCGTAGATGGTGTCGGCGCGGGTGAACAGGAACAGCCGCTGCCATTCGTCGAGTTCGGCGCCGTCGGCGACCATCGACCGGGCGCCGCGGGCGCGCATGGCGAGTTCGCCGAGTCCGCGATGCCACTGGGCCCACAGCAGCTTCCCGACGGCGACCTCTGGTCCGGCGGGGCGGCCGAGAGTGCGTAACGCGTGGGCGCGCAACACGCGCAGGCCGATGCGGGCGCGGGTGAGGTCCGCCCGGAGCAGCGGGTCGTCGTAGGTGCCGAGCCGTTTCGCTTCGGCGGTGATGGCATCGAGTTCGCGGCGGAACCCGATCTGCTGGCCGAGGGTGGAGACGCCGCGTTCGAAGCCCAGGGTGGCCATCGCGATCTTCCAGCCCTCGCCGGGTGCTCCGACGACCAGGTCGGCGGGGGTGCGGGCGTCGTCGAAGAAGACTTCGTTGAACTCCGAGGTGCCGGTGAGCTGCTGGATGGGCCGGATGGTGACGCCGTCCTGGCGCAGGGGCACCAGCAGGTAGGACAGGCCGTGGTGGCGCTGCGAGCCGGGTTCGGTGCGGGCCACCACGAAGCACCAGCCGGCGACGTGCGCGAGGGAGGTCCAGATTTTCTGGCCGTTGACGACCCACTCGCCGTCGCGCAGGACCGCGGACGTGGAGACGGCGGCGAGGTCGGAGCCGGCGCCGGGTTCGGAGTAGCCCTGGCACCACAGTTCCTCGACGTCGACGATCTTCGGCAGGAACCGTTTCTGCTGCTCAGGCGTGCCGAAGGCGATCAGCGTGGGGCCGAGCAGCTGCTCGCCGATGTGGTTGACCCGCGCGGGCGCGCCGGAGGCGGCGTACTCCTCGTGGAACACAACTTGGTCGTCCAGGGACAGTCCCCGGCCGCCGTGTTCGCGGGGCCAGCCGACGCAGGTCCAGCCCGCGGCGGCGAGGTGGCGTTCCCAGGCCAGGCGCAGGTCGAACTCCTCGTGTTCCCGCCCCGGGCCGCCCAGGCCGCGCAGGCGGGCGAACTCGCCGGTCAGGTTGGCGGCGAGCCAGTCCGCGACCTCGCGGCGGAATCCCGTCGGTTCCACGCACGCCTCCTTGCTGCCGGGCCGGTCCGGCACCTAGGGTAATGAGAACACGTTCTAGTTTGCCGGTCCAGAGGAGGGTATGGTGGGACAAACCACGATCCCGGCCGTCGTCCGGGATGCCGCCGCGAAGTTCGGCTCCGCGGAAGCCCTGGTCGACGGCGCCGTGCGACTCGGGTACGACCAGCTTCTGGAACGTGTTCGGACGGTCGCCCGCGCGTTCGCCGCGGGCGGCGTCCGGCCGGGTGACCGGGTCGCGATCACCCTCCCCAACACCCACCACTGGGTCCTCTCCGCGCTCGGCGCGCTTTACGCGGGCGCGACGCTGATCCCGGTCAACACGCGGTTCACCGCCGCCGAGACCGTGGACCTGCTGGTCCGCGGCCGGGCCAGAGCCCTCGTCGTGGCCGCGGACTTCCTCGGTGCCGACCGCCACGCCGCGATCCGGGAGACCGGGGCCGAGCTGCCGGACCTCGGCATCGTCGTCCGGGTGTCCCTCGAACAGCCCCACCGGCCGGTCGAGGGCACCCTGGGCTGGGACGAGTTCCTGGCCCTGGCCACGCAGGTCCCGGAAGCGGAGGCCGAAGCGCGGGCGGACGCAGTCGGGCCGGACGACGTGAGCGACATCCTGTTCACCTCCGGGACGTCGGGCCGCTCCAAAGGCGTACTGTCGGCCCACCGCCAGGTGGTCGACGTCGCCACGGCGTGGGCGGACTGCGGGCAGGTCACCGCCGACGACCGGTATCTGGTGATCAACCCGTTCTTCCACAGCTTCGGCTACAAGGCCGGCATCGTGGTGGGCTTGCTGACCGGCGCGACGCTCGTCCCGCAGGCGGTGTTCGACGTCCGCGCGGCGCTGAAGACGATCGAGCGGGAGCGGATCTCCGTGCTGCCGGGCGCGCCGGCGGTCTTCCAGTCCCTGCTGCACGAGCCGCGCAAGGGCGACCTCTCGTCGTTGCGGCTGGCCGTCACGGGAGCGGCCACGGTGCCCGCCTCACTCGTGCGCCGGATGCGGTCCGAGCTGGGCTTCGAAATCGTCCTCACCGGCTACGGCCTCACCGAAGCGGTGGTGGTGACGATGTGCCGCCCGGGCGACGACGCCGAGCTGGTGGCCCGGACGTCCGGCCGGGCGACCGCGGGCTTCGAAGTGGCGATCCAGGGCTCGCCGGGGGAGATCGTGGTCCGCGGGCCGAACGTGATGCTCGGCTACCTCGACGACCCGGAAGCCACCGCGAAGGCCGTGGACGAGGACGGCTGGCTGCACACCGGCGACGTCGGCGAGCTCGACGCCGAAGGCAACCTGACGATCACCGACCGGCTCAAGGACATGTACATCAGCGGCGGCTTCAACGTCTACCCGGCCGAGGTCGAACACGCCCTCGTCGAGCTGGACGGCGTCCGCGACGCCGCCGTCATCGGCGTCCCGGACGAGCGGCTCGGCGAGGTCGGCAAGGCCTTCGTCGTCGGCGCGGGGCTGACCGAAGAGACGGTTCTCGCCTTCTGCCGCGAGCGGCTCGCCAACTACAAGACCCCGCGGTACGTCGAGTTCCTGGACGAGCTGCCCCGCAACGCTTCCGGCAAGGTGCTGAAGCGCGTGCTCAGTGAGGAGAAGGCATGAGTGAACCGGTGGTCCGGTCGGAGCGGCGCGGGCCGGTCGCGGTGGTGACGATGAACCGCCCGGACTACCGCAACGCCCAGAACTCGGCGATGACCTATGCCCTGGATGACGCTTTCACGGACGCGGTGAACGATCCCGAGGTCAAGGTCATCGTGCTGGCCGGGGCGGGCAAGCACTTTTCCGCCGGGCACGACATCGGCACGCCGGGGCGCGATGTGGACGTCACCTTCGACCGGCGCGCGGTGATGTGGTGGGACCACACCGACCGCGCGGGTGGTGATCAGCGGTTCGCCCGCGAGTCCGAAGTGTATCTGGGCATGTGCCGCCGCTGGCGGGAGATCCCGAAGCCGATGATCGCGAGCATTCAGGGTGCCTGCATCGCGGGCGGGTTGATGCTCGCCTGGGTCTGCGATCTCGTCGTCGCTTCGGAAGACGCGTTCTTCGCCGATCCGGTGGTGCGGATGGGGATCCCGGGGGTGGAGTACTTCGCGCACCCGTGGGTGCTCGGGCCGCGCGCGGCCAAGGAGGTCCTGTTCACCGGGGAGCGGTTCACGGTTCAGCAGGCGAAGGAATGGGGGATGATCAACCGGATCGTGCCCCGGGCCGAGCTGGAACAGCACACCCTGGAACTGGCCGGGAAGATCAGCGGGATGCCGTCGTTCGGGCTGGCGCTGGCGAAGAAGGCCGTCAACCAGGCCGAAGACCTGATGGGGATGCGGTCCGGGATGGACTCGGTGTTCGGATTGCACCATCTGGCGCACGCGCACAACGCGGAGACCTCGGCGGACTCGCTGGGTGGGCAGTCGGCGCGGTCGATGCGTGACGCGAACAAGGGGGCGTGATGGACCTCGACATCGACGAGGCGTCCGCCGCCTTCCGTGACGAGGCCCGGGAATGGCTCGCTTCGCATGTCCGGTCGTTGCCGTCGATGGACACCGCCGAGGGGTTCGCGGCGCACCGCGAGTGGGAAGCCGAACTGGCGAAAGCGCGCTGGTCGGTGGTCTCCTGGCCGCGCGAGTACCACGGCCGGGACGCGTCGATGCTGCAGTGGCTGCTGTTCGAAGAGGAGTACTACGCGGCGGGTGCGCCGGGCCGGGTGAGCCAGAACGGGATCTTCATGCTCGGGCCGACGTTGTTCGCGCACGGCACGCAGGAGCAACGTGACCGGATTCTGCCGCCGATGGCGACCGGTGAGCAGGTGTGGGCGCAGGCGTGGTCGGAGCCGGAGGCGGGCAGCGACATCGCCGCGTTGCGCAGCACGGCGGTCCGCACCGACGGCGGGTGGCTGCTGTCGGGGCAGAAGACGTGGAGTTCGCGGGCGACCTTCGCCGATCGCGCGTTCGGCCTGTTCCGCACCGACCCTTCCGCGCAACGGCACCACGGCCTGACGTACTTCATGGCCGATCTGAAGGCCGAGGGAGTCACCGTCCGGCCGATCCCGCAGCTGGACGGCGAACCCGGGTTCGCGGAGATCTTCTTCGACGACGTGTTCGTGCCCGACGCGGACGTGATCGGGGAGGTCGGCCAAGGCTGGCGGGTCGCGATGACGACCGCCAACAACGAGCGTGGCCTGTCGCTGCGCAGTCCCGGCCGGTTCCTCGCCGCGGCCGGCCGCCTGGTCGGCCTCTGGCGTTCGCACGGCGAACCACTGTCCACACAGGACCGGGTGGCGGACGCCTGGATCGGGGCCCGGGCCTACCAGCTCTACACGTTCGGGACGGTGAGCCGCCTCGCCGACGGCGGCGAGCTGGGCCCGGAGTCGAGTGTCAACAAGCTGTTCTGGTCGCAGCTGGACGTCGAACTTCACGAGACCGCCCTGGACGTGCTCGGTCCGGAAGGCGAGACCGATCGCGGCTGGGTGGACGGCTACCTGTTCTCCCTCGCCGGCCCGATCTACGGCGGCACCGACCAGATCCAGCGCAACACCATCGCCGAACGGCTGCTGAAACTCCCGAGGGAGCGCCGATGAAGTTCCAGCTGTCCCCGGAACAGCGCCAGTTCTCCGCGTCCCTGCACGACTTCCTCGCCGGCGCGGACACCGCGGCGGCCGCCAGGGCCTGGGCGGCCGGGGACCACGGCCGCGGGCTCAAGCTCTGGCGCGGGCTCGCCGAACTCGGCGTCCCGGCCCTGCTGGTCGCCGAGGAGCACGGCGGCCTCGGCGGTTCGCCGGTCGACGCCGTGGTCGCGTTCGAAGCCCTCGGCTACCACGCCGTGCCCGGACCGCTGGTCGAGACGGCCGTCGTCGCGCCTTCGGTGCTCACCGGCGACCGGCTGGCCGCGCTCGCCGAGGGTGACCTCCTCGCCACGGTCGTCGCACCACCGGAAGTGCCCCTCGCCCTGGACGCCGACGTCGCCGGCGTGGTCTTCGACCTGACCGCCGGGGAGATCACCGACCCCGAGACCGAGCCTGTCCGCTCGATCGACCCCGCGCGGCGGCTGTTCCGGGTCACCGGCACGGCCCGCCCGCCCGCGGCGCCGGCCGCGTTCGACCGCGGTGTCCTCGCCGTCGCGGCCCAGCTCCTCGGCGCGGGGCAATGGCTCCTCGACACCTCGGTGGCGTACGCGAAACAGCGCCACCAGTACGGCCGGGCCATCGGCGAGTACCAGGCGGTCAAGCACCTCCTCGCCGACGTCGTCACCCAGCTCGAACTCGCCCGCCCGCTGCTCTACGGCGCGGCACTGGCCGGGGAGACCTTCGCCCGCGACGTCTCGGCGGCGAAGGTCATGGCCGGGGACGCCGCCTCTCTCGCCGCGCGGACCGCCCTGCAGGTGCACGGCGCCATCGGCTACACCGCCGAGCACGACCTCGGGCTGCGGCTGACGAAGGTGCGGGCCCTGGCCGGGGCCTGGGGGACCGGTTCGTTCCACCGGGCACGGGTCCTGCGATGACGGACCCGATGGACACCGAGGAAAGCCGGGCGCTGCGGGACGCCGTCCGGGCCCTGCTGACGCGCCGGTCCGGGCCCGAGGCGGTGCGGGCGGCGATGGACTCGCCCCTGGGGTACGACGACAAGCTGTGGTCGACGCTGTGCGAGCAGATCGGCGTCGCCGCCCTCGCGATCCCGGACCACTACGGCGGCGCGGGCGCCGGTCTGGCCGAGGTGTGCGTCGTGCTCGCGGAGCTCGGCCGGACCCTCACCCCCGCGCCGATGCTGGGTTCGGCGGTCCTCTGCGGCGAAGCCTTGCTCCGCACCGGGAACGACGAAGCCTGCGAGCGGCTGCTGCCGGGCATCGCCGCGGGAACGACGCTCGCCGCGCTGGCCTGGTCCGATGTGGACGGTCAGGTTTCTTTGACGGCGTCGGCCGCGGGCCTCGACGGATGCGCCCACTACGTCCTGGACGGCGACATCGCGGACGTCCTCCTGGCCGTGGCCCGCACCCCGGACGGGACGGGCCTGTACGAAGTGCCCGTCGAAGGCCTCCGCCGGGAGCGCGTCACCAGCCTCGACCCGACGCGGCGGCTCGCCGTCGTGGACTTCGCGTCG
This window of the Amycolatopsis balhimycina FH 1894 genome carries:
- a CDS encoding acyl-CoA dehydrogenase family protein, whose product is MDLDIDEASAAFRDEAREWLASHVRSLPSMDTAEGFAAHREWEAELAKARWSVVSWPREYHGRDASMLQWLLFEEEYYAAGAPGRVSQNGIFMLGPTLFAHGTQEQRDRILPPMATGEQVWAQAWSEPEAGSDIAALRSTAVRTDGGWLLSGQKTWSSRATFADRAFGLFRTDPSAQRHHGLTYFMADLKAEGVTVRPIPQLDGEPGFAEIFFDDVFVPDADVIGEVGQGWRVAMTTANNERGLSLRSPGRFLAAAGRLVGLWRSHGEPLSTQDRVADAWIGARAYQLYTFGTVSRLADGGELGPESSVNKLFWSQLDVELHETALDVLGPEGETDRGWVDGYLFSLAGPIYGGTDQIQRNTIAERLLKLPRERR
- the fgd gene encoding glucose-6-phosphate dehydrogenase (coenzyme-F420) — protein: MRLKVGYKASAEQFGPRDLVEYAVRAEEAGLDSVWVSDHFLPWRHEGGHAPWALAWMPAVAERTSRVQIGTSVLTPTFRYNPAVIAQAFATMSLLSNGRVILGVGTGEALNEIAVSGREWPEFKERFARLRESIKLMRELWTKDKVDFEGDYYKLVNASIYDRPEQPVPVYIAAGGPVVAKYAGRSGEGFICTSGKGMDLYTEKLMPAVKEGAAAAERDAEDVDRTIEIKMSYDRDHEKALENTRFWAPLSLTAEQKHTVSSAEEMERLADELPIEQVAKRWIVASDPDEAVAQIKPYLDAGLNHLVFHGPGHDQERFLAQFSEDVLPKLRALG
- a CDS encoding FadD3 family acyl-CoA ligase, with product MGQTTIPAVVRDAAAKFGSAEALVDGAVRLGYDQLLERVRTVARAFAAGGVRPGDRVAITLPNTHHWVLSALGALYAGATLIPVNTRFTAAETVDLLVRGRARALVVAADFLGADRHAAIRETGAELPDLGIVVRVSLEQPHRPVEGTLGWDEFLALATQVPEAEAEARADAVGPDDVSDILFTSGTSGRSKGVLSAHRQVVDVATAWADCGQVTADDRYLVINPFFHSFGYKAGIVVGLLTGATLVPQAVFDVRAALKTIERERISVLPGAPAVFQSLLHEPRKGDLSSLRLAVTGAATVPASLVRRMRSELGFEIVLTGYGLTEAVVVTMCRPGDDAELVARTSGRATAGFEVAIQGSPGEIVVRGPNVMLGYLDDPEATAKAVDEDGWLHTGDVGELDAEGNLTITDRLKDMYISGGFNVYPAEVEHALVELDGVRDAAVIGVPDERLGEVGKAFVVGAGLTEETVLAFCRERLANYKTPRYVEFLDELPRNASGKVLKRVLSEEKA
- a CDS encoding acyl-CoA dehydrogenase family protein, translated to MTDPMDTEESRALRDAVRALLTRRSGPEAVRAAMDSPLGYDDKLWSTLCEQIGVAALAIPDHYGGAGAGLAEVCVVLAELGRTLTPAPMLGSAVLCGEALLRTGNDEACERLLPGIAAGTTLAALAWSDVDGQVSLTASAAGLDGCAHYVLDGDIADVLLAVARTPDGTGLYEVPVEGLRRERVTSLDPTRRLAVVDFASTPARRLDLGGFTEQLRQLRATAVIAVAAEQVGAAARALELTVEYTKQRRQFGRPIGSFQALKHRMADVHVHVEAARSALYAALVDGDPEAVSAAKVVCGEAFAHTVAEMIQLHGGIAITWEHDAHLYFKRAHGTALLFPDPADIASP
- a CDS encoding acetyl-CoA C-acetyltransferase gives rise to the protein MPEAFLLDAVRTPVGRRGGALSGWHSADLGAHVIKAVVERAGVDPDLVDDVIFGCTDTLGPQSGNIARTAWLAAGFPDHVPGVTIDRQCGSSQQAVHFAAQAVLSGTQDLVLAGGVQNMSRIPISAAMLAGREYGFDDPFSGSKGWQERYGSVEVSQFRSADMIAEHWDISREAMEEYALRSHQRALSAIDEGRFDAEIVPVEQFRHDEGPRRDTSLERMRGLKPLSEGSRLTAAVASQISDGASAALLASEAFVDEHDLIPRARIHHLSVRAADPVWMLTGPIPATAHALRNAGLTIEDIDLFEVNEAFASVVLAWLDETGADPGRVNVNGGGIALGHPIGATGTKLLATLLHELERRGGRYGLQTMCEGGGTANVTIIERL
- a CDS encoding acyl-CoA dehydrogenase family protein; this translates as MEPTGFRREVADWLAANLTGEFARLRGLGGPGREHEEFDLRLAWERHLAAAGWTCVGWPREHGGRGLSLDDQVVFHEEYAASGAPARVNHIGEQLLGPTLIAFGTPEQQKRFLPKIVDVEELWCQGYSEPGAGSDLAAVSTSAVLRDGEWVVNGQKIWTSLAHVAGWCFVVARTEPGSQRHHGLSYLLVPLRQDGVTIRPIQQLTGTSEFNEVFFDDARTPADLVVGAPGEGWKIAMATLGFERGVSTLGQQIGFRRELDAITAEAKRLGTYDDPLLRADLTRARIGLRVLRAHALRTLGRPAGPEVAVGKLLWAQWHRGLGELAMRARGARSMVADGAELDEWQRLFLFTRADTIYGGSDEIERNIIAERVLGLPREARP
- a CDS encoding SDR family oxidoreductase, whose translation is MIPTYPPGHNLLAGKVVVVTAAAGTGIGSAVAKRCLEEGADVVISDWHERRLTEKAAELAELGKVHALPCDVTKEDQVRALVDGTIEHFGHLDVMINNAGLGGTKSVLDMTDDEWSRVLDITLTGTFRCTRAALKQFVAQGGGGVIVNNASVIGWRAQAGQAHYAAAKAGVMALTRCSALDAAEHGVRINAVAPSLAMHPFLAKVTSDELLEDLTKREAFGRAAEPWEVANVMVFLASDYSSYLTGEVVSVSSQHP
- a CDS encoding NAD(P)H-dependent flavin oxidoreductase, whose translation is MKTALTRLAGVEHPVVQTGMGWVAGPRLVSATAEAGALGILASATMTFGELEAAIAEVRKRTEKPFGVNLRADAVDAGDRVDLLIREGVKVASFALAPRKEMIAKLRDHGIVVIPSVGAARHAEKVAGWGADAVIVQGGEGGGHTGGVATTLLLPSVLDAVDIPVVAAGGFFDGRGLAAALAYGAAGVAMGTRFLLSKESTVPDDVKRLYLEQGLAGTVVTKRVDGLPHRVLRTDLVEKLERTGRLRGLAQAARNALRFRNITGLSPVAMVREGLAMKHGQDLTWSQLVMAANTPMLLRAGLVEGRTDAGVLASGQVVGMIHDLPTVAEIVAGTVAEAGEILRRLGSETGG
- a CDS encoding enoyl-CoA hydratase, which produces MSEPVVRSERRGPVAVVTMNRPDYRNAQNSAMTYALDDAFTDAVNDPEVKVIVLAGAGKHFSAGHDIGTPGRDVDVTFDRRAVMWWDHTDRAGGDQRFARESEVYLGMCRRWREIPKPMIASIQGACIAGGLMLAWVCDLVVASEDAFFADPVVRMGIPGVEYFAHPWVLGPRAAKEVLFTGERFTVQQAKEWGMINRIVPRAELEQHTLELAGKISGMPSFGLALAKKAVNQAEDLMGMRSGMDSVFGLHHLAHAHNAETSADSLGGQSARSMRDANKGA
- a CDS encoding acyl-CoA dehydrogenase family protein; translated protein: MKFQLSPEQRQFSASLHDFLAGADTAAAARAWAAGDHGRGLKLWRGLAELGVPALLVAEEHGGLGGSPVDAVVAFEALGYHAVPGPLVETAVVAPSVLTGDRLAALAEGDLLATVVAPPEVPLALDADVAGVVFDLTAGEITDPETEPVRSIDPARRLFRVTGTARPPAAPAAFDRGVLAVAAQLLGAGQWLLDTSVAYAKQRHQYGRAIGEYQAVKHLLADVVTQLELARPLLYGAALAGETFARDVSAAKVMAGDAASLAARTALQVHGAIGYTAEHDLGLRLTKVRALAGAWGTGSFHRARVLR